AGGCAGAAAAGTGGGATTTGTAACAGGACTGCAGTGTAGAGAATGCGGCAGAAAATATAACATAGAGCCCATCTATGTGTGTGAGTTCTGCTTTGGGCCCCTTGAGGTTGTCTATGACTATCAGGAGATAAAGAAGGCGGTCTCAAGG
The Nitrospirota bacterium genome window above contains:
- a CDS encoding threonine synthase (catalyzes the formation of L-threonine from O-phospho-L-homoserine), with protein sequence MGFVTGLQCRECGRKYNIEPIYVCEFCFGPLEVVYDYQEIKKAVSR